A single genomic interval of Helianthus annuus cultivar XRQ/B chromosome 13, HanXRQr2.0-SUNRISE, whole genome shotgun sequence harbors:
- the LOC110902961 gene encoding uncharacterized protein LOC110902961 encodes MMPDIFYDEEKYTDDQRLKIFASNFEDMLNRYEVKKLESVDLVFIPVLQGDHFYVLCFNLKTGVIELIDNSAAKQEFKERYKGLPDTLRRVLVLYLQNALKPTPAIQQLATSVIERKEKKWIGGRRITA; translated from the exons ATGATG CCGGATATCTTTTACGACGAGGAGAAATACACAGATGACCAACGACTCAAAATATTTGCCTCAAATTTTGAAGACATGTTAAATAGATATGAGGTAAAAAAACTTGAATCGGTTGACCTGGTGTTTATTCCCGTACTTCAAGGTGACCACTTCTATGTGTTGTGCTTCAACTTAAAAACCGGCGTAATTGAGCTGATTGACAATTCAGCTGCAAAACAAGAGTTTAAGGAAAGATACAAGGGGCTCCCAGACACACTG agaagggtattggttttatacctACAAAATGCTTTAAAACCAACACCGGCTATACAACAACTTGCAACCTCAGtgatagaaagaaaagaaaagaaatggaTTGGAGGACGAAGAATAACGGCGTAG
- the LOC110902959 gene encoding uncharacterized protein LOC110902959, with protein sequence MVRDVQEMNNLVSEAKTKCFWDVEVMNACKEWDQTLKNNPICLPPEPVQEDEPAASPVHQEPENPTSEVHHEVDTNKEGREDEEAQKVISSVLVQLASEGTLQPDDGGVTDTLIANIQTVEPGVYAYQTTANETGENETVDEETVNLAESTQKVQEEVLEKDPPQLDTDVEVEKEMEPECPQVTAEELHSVELVLSVGPTLEEDKGKKQTRGRKNTKPKQVPKQVIPKGLNELLYKTIEQARIRGEKRCAEHA encoded by the exons ATGGTTCGAGATGTTCAAGAGATGAACAACTTAGTGTCAGAGGCAAAAACTAAGTGTTTTTGGGATGTTGAGGTTATGAATGCTTGTAAGGAATGGGATCAGACGCTTAAGAATAATCCCATTTGTCTGCCACCTGAACCGGTTCAAGAGGATGAACCTGCAGCCTCTCCTGTTCATCAAGAACCTGAAAACCCAACTTCTGAGGTTCATCATGAAGTTGATACAAACAAAGAAGGTAGAGAGGATGAAGAAGCACAAAAAGTAATATCCAGTGTTTTGGTACAATTGGCATCAGAAG GTACACTGCAACCAGATGATGGAGGAGTCACAGACACCCTCATTGCAAATATTCAAACAGTGGAACCGGGTGTATATGCTTACCAAACAACTGCCAATG AAACTGGTGAAAATGAAACTGTTGACGAAGAGACAGTGAACTTGGCAGAATCTACACAAAAGGTCCAGGAAGAAGTGCTGGAAAAAGACCCCCCACAACTCGATACGGacgttgaagttgaaaaggaaATGGAACCTGAATGCCCTCAGGTAACTGCTGAAGAACTGCATTCAGTTGAGTTGGTTTTGAGCGTAGGGCCAACATTGGAAGAAGATAAAGGGAAAAAACAAACTAGGGGGAGAAAAAACACAAAGCCAAAGCAAGTTCCAAAACAAGTTATACCAAAAGGTTTAAACGAACTGCTTTACAAGACAATAGAACAAGCAAGAATAAGAGGTGAAAAAAGATGTGCAGAACATGCATGA